A single Candoia aspera isolate rCanAsp1 chromosome 7, rCanAsp1.hap2, whole genome shotgun sequence DNA region contains:
- the LOC134501157 gene encoding olfactory receptor 5V1-like gives MDVSNQTLATEFVFLGFSSITHGQIYLNLVFLAIYLVTILGNITIITLILFTSFLHSPMYFFLSHLSCLDVCYSTVTVPKILASLLLQRHSISYNHCFAQMFFLMAFPGSECWLLAIMAYDRYAAICQPLRYSHIMSPHVCMQAAIFIWIWGFLNSAVHTALASKLRFCGDNQIHHIFCDLPPLLKIACSDIYANQITTHIATLFVGLTPFLFIVISYFYILASILRIRCNSGRQKAFSTCSSHMLVVILYFGNGILNYNRPSSGYSLEIDTLISTVHCIVTPMLNPLIYSLRNKEVKGALRKIFLQVQGQRPQKP, from the coding sequence ATGGATGTCAGCAATCAGACTCTTGCTACAGAATTTGTATTTCTGGGTTTCTCCAGCATCACACATGGTCAGATCTACCTCAACTTGGTGTTCCTTGCCATCTATCTGGTCACCATTCTGGGTAACATCACAATAATCACCCTCATCctgttcacttccttccttcacagtcccatgtattttttcctcaGCCACTTATCCTGCTTGGATGTCTGCTACTCAACAGTCACAGTGCCCAAGATCCTAGCAAGTCTCCTTCTCCAAAGGCACAGCATTTCCTACAACCATTGCTTTGCCCAGATGTTCTTCCTGATGGCCTTCCCTGGCTCAGAATGCTGGTTGCTGGCCATCATGGCGTATGACCGCTATGCTGCCATCTGTCAACCGTTGCGCTATTCTCACATCATGAGCCCACATGTTTGCATGCAAGCGGCCATTTTCATCTGGATCTGGGGCTTCCTGAATTCAGCAGTGCACACAGCCTTGGCCTCCAAGTTACGTTTCTGTGGAGACAATCAGATCCATCACATCTTCTGTGACCTCCCACCACTGCTGAAAATCGCCTGTAGTGACATATATGCCAACCAGATAACAACGCATATAGCCACCCTATTTGTGGGACTGACCCCTTTCCTTTTCATTGTCATCTCCTACTTCTACATCCTTGCATCCATCCTGCGCATCCGCTGCAACTCGGGCAGACAGAAAGCTTTTTCCACCTGCTCTTCTCACATGTTGGTGGTCATCCTTTACTTTGGAAATGGAATCTTAAACTACAACCGGCCAAGCTCTGGCTACTCCCTGGAGATTGACACCCTGATTTCCACAGTGCATTGCATTGTCACCCCGATGTTGAACCCCCTGATCTACAGCCTCCGCAACAAGGAGGTGAAGGGGGCCTTGCGGAAG